One genomic region from Epinephelus fuscoguttatus linkage group LG8, E.fuscoguttatus.final_Chr_v1 encodes:
- the LOC125893246 gene encoding uncharacterized protein C1orf232 — protein MNPMWKVYKSKVMKTLNPEYEEDTAEEVTEVENDMSPVQEEEGPNAVSQLAKKMQGAGTKSWNRLSSLFNKDDEHQLLEETESPPVADHPLAVKPEEPPPRPPKRTAFWDNFAANWAAKKQAEAAAAAAAANEAAAAGQGEEGVTEAVGEESQDGQIPQGEESEGGGGGGRSGNNSFSKYVSLGGGSEDASFKWNFVTSKLAELKAKSN, from the exons ATGAATCCAATGTGGAAAGTATACAAGAGCAAAGTGATGAAGACGCTCAACCCTGAGTATGAGGAGGACACTGCAGAAGAG GTCACAGAGGTAGAGAATGACATGAGTCCAgtgcaggaagaggagggtcCCAATGCTGTATCCCAGCTGGCCAAGAAA ATGCAGGGGGCCGGGACTAAAAGCTGGAACAGGCTATCATCTCTCTTCAACAAAGACGATGAACACCAGCTCCTAGAGGAGACTGAGAGCCCGCCAGTCGCCGACCA TCCACTTGCAGTAAAGCCCGAGGAGCCTCCTCCTCGACCCCCTAAGCGCACAGCATTCTGGGATAACTTTGCAGCCAACTGGGCCGCCAAGAAGCAGGCGGAAGCTgcagccgctgctgctgcagcgaacgaggcagcagcagcaggtcaagGTGAAGAGGGGGTGACAGAGGCTGTAGGGGAGGAGAGCCAGGATGGGCAGATCCCTCAGGGAGAGGagagtgaaggaggaggaggaggaggaaggagcgGCAACAACAGCTTCTCCAAATACGTCTCACTGGGAGGAGGGAGCGAGGACGCATCCTTTAAGTGGAACTTTGTCACCAGCAAGCTGGCAGAGCTGAAGGCCAAGAGCAACTAG